A stretch of DNA from Cellulomonas xiejunii:
GCGGCCAGGACGCCGAGCGTGCGGGTGCGCGGGCTGGTGCGCATCGGGAGTCTCCTGTCAGAGGTGCGGCATGACGTGCGGAGCGGTGGCGGGCCCGCCGGTCGCGGCGAGGGGTGGGCGGTCACGGAGAGTGGGCGGTCTCATTCGAACCGCGTGCGGCGCCGAGGGCAACCGGGCGCGGGTGCTGCCCGCGGGACGGTGCGTCGGCGCCCGCGCCGCGGGCGCGGTGCCGGAGCCCGGCAGGTGTCACGGCACGCTCGGCGAGCGCGAGCAGCCCCTCGACCAGCAGGCACAGCCCTGCCACGAGGATCCCCCCGGCCAGGGCCTTGCCGTAGCGCTGGGTCGCGAAGCCGCTCACCACCAGGGTGCCGAGGCTCGTGCCCCCGACCAGCGCCGCGAGCGGGACCGTCGCGAGCACCTGGACCGTCCCCGTGCGGATGCCGGCGGCGATGAGCGGCACGGCGAGCGGCACCTCGACCGACCACAGGACGCGGACGCCGGACATGCCGAGCCCGCGCGCGGCGTCGCGCGCGTCGGGGTCCACGCCGCCGACGCCCGTCACCGCGTTCGCGAGGATCGGCGGGACCGCGAAGACCGCGCACGCCAGGGCGGTCGCGGTGCTCCCGAACCAGCCCGTCGCGGCCAGCAGGGTGAGCAGGGCCAACGTCGGCAGCGCGCGTGTCGTGTTGGCGACGACCACGCCGACGGTCGCGCCGCGACCGCGGTGACCGAGCCAGAGCCCGGTCGGGAGCGCGACGAGCAGCGCGAGCGCGACGGCGACGGCCGAGACCTCGAGGTGCGTGCGGGTCAGCGCGAGGACGCCCTGCCTGCCCGTCCAGTTCAGGGGATCGTTCAGCCAGGCGAACGCCTCGCTCAGGACGTCCACGGCGCCTCCTGCGGGGTGCGGGGCGCCGCGTCCGGCGTCCGGGAGGTGCGACGCCAGGGCGTCAGCACCCGGCCGAGCAGCGCGAGCGCGAGGTCCGCCACGAGCGCGAGGAGGAGGCACACCACCGTGGCCGTCA
This window harbors:
- a CDS encoding ABC transporter permease — protein: MDVLSEAFAWLNDPLNWTGRQGVLALTRTHLEVSAVAVALALLVALPTGLWLGHRGRGATVGVVVANTTRALPTLALLTLLAATGWFGSTATALACAVFAVPPILANAVTGVGGVDPDARDAARGLGMSGVRVLWSVEVPLAVPLIAAGIRTGTVQVLATVPLAALVGGTSLGTLVVSGFATQRYGKALAGGILVAGLCLLVEGLLALAERAVTPAGLRHRARGAGADAPSRGQHPRPVALGAARGSNETAHSP